GACAAACACGCACATTCATCGTTGTTTTTTCGACGACACAGATTGATTAGCATTTAATCGTTTGAACTAAACCCAACccgtatttttaaataaaaagaagTGAGAACCTACTCACCGGAAAAATCTGCGTTAACACTTAGATTTAATTTTAAAAGTGCGCGAGTAATTTCACACGTTCCATACTTTTAAATACGTAGTTCAAGATTTATAGATTACTGGTTCCGTGTTTTCTTTACAAATAATTACCTCTCCCATTAGCGTATTTGATTCTGATACCTATACGGTACGACGGGGAATTAAGTTATACGGTGCCACGAAGGAAGGGATGGGCCGCGTGACGGACTGATCCAACACCGCCCGGCTGGGCTGAACGAATAAACGTATCAGACGACACTGTGCCTTCTATTCAAACACACCCACCAGATTCATGCGCGCCGACCGggacattgtttttaaatggtcTGAAGAAGCTCGTTCATTGGTAGAAGGCAGTCATATGCTCAAATGTTTATATTTTTATAACAAACATTTGTCCCATAAAAATCCTGAACAGACCTGTGTAATTTAGTTGAATTATATCGTTTTACAGTTTGATCGGGGATGTTAAACTTGGCTCTATTAATGATATGCTGTGCTGTTACATCCCTTCAGTTCTTTGTTGGTTCTTTGTCCAGAAGCAGCAGTTTTATTATGATGATGAACTATTATAATCTCATTACAAAGTACATTAATGAATCATGCATTTACATTATaaatgtaatttgtattttgtaatttgaatttcttttattgttgatttattcagtataattacttacaactgtaccatgttcagcgctttgggcttcctgacagggttgcggaaggcgctttataaataaagctttgattgattgattgattgattgataaatgcTAATGAATAGTTTTAAATGCATAACATTTGTAACAAGAGGCTCAGAAATTCCACCTGCTGCTGCTAAAAATACTACTCACTTTTGTTTCACATGTTATTTGAATGTTCCTGTTCTCGATTTTGCTTGGACTTCCTGGTAGTGGATTTCAGAAACTATGCAAGGCTGATGTCTTTGGGTTGTAAAAAACACAAGTGTGTAAATCTGCATAGCTCGCTTGCTTACATCACattcttcctgttttatttaagACATTTTTTAGTTTAACCCTACTTCCTAGGTATCTTTTGAACTTTTTAGCTCTCTGGAGCAAATGTAGTGTAATTTTTTGGACAGATTCGGTTTTTTAAATGAAATAAGATAATCTTGTGATTAGGAACAGAAAAAGCACAGCTGTGGTCCTTTCACATCTACTGTCTAATCCCCTTTTTAATGGTATTCTCAACACAAAACTCATCTATCCATGACGGATTCcctcctaacacacacacacacacacacacacacacacatgcaaaaggAAGCTTAAACACATCAGACACCAACACCACTAGACATTCAGTTAGCTACAACTGCAAATTATTTATTAGTGACTGGATTACTGTTGAACAGAGCTCATGGTTAGGAGGTGTGCAGCACACACAGTAACAATGGACTACTCAGAAAATTCACTGGCTGCTTCTCAAACAATGAAACTAGGACATCTAGTGTTGCATAAACAAACTGCAAACCAAATTAAATAGTGCAAAGACTTGCCACTAGTTGCTCAAACTGAGAACCCTTCCTTCTGTTATGTGTTTATAAAAAGTTGGGTCTGGTTCAGCTCATGTTCAACCAAAATATGGAGAGGACACAGCATTCAGTTAGCTGTTGGATACAGATTTGTCACCTTTTAAAGGACTACGTTAACAAATCTAGCTAATTTTAGGCATTTTGCTTGGATTTATCATGTATGTGTGAAGAATTAGAATTGCATTCACATTAGGGCTGGGCGGTATGGACTAAAATCAATGTCACAGTATATTGAGGagttcaccttgataacgataaatagaCATGCATGCGTAAAAAGAAGTTTTCTACTAGATGGGACTTTCACACGTGTTACGTTGAGTCACGTTGTGACAATgtcatattttaatatttttatcatcaaatttattgacatgggaaaaatgatatcagtcagaaattttgataacgatacatttgcGATTTATTGCCCCACTCTGATTTACATTAATctttttgtaaatttatttttattcccaTCAGTTTGTTTCAGTGATTTgacataaaacacaaaatgtaCAACAAACTAGTTTAGTGCTTCTAAATTTGCTAAAGAGCATCATGCTattatttaaaaacattaaaacaccCTGAGTCTTGTTAGTTCATCAGCAAAGGTTCCTTATAAGTTACGCTGCTTCTGTAAACACTGCCAACAGCTGATTGGTTAGTCAGCACTTGTCCgcataaaaaacagtgaaaataaCAAGACTGAATTAAAAAATACTCTTCTTAAAGTTTTATTAGAACAGAATAATCATACTGATGCGAGTATGACGAGAATGAATATGGCACAATTCTCTCATTACAATGTTCTTAACAGTATCAATAAGTGTTTGTAAAGTGAAGCTTTTCGGAAAATCGATAAAATAATGCATAGCCTTCCAAGACATATTGTAAGTCCTCATGCGCACCAATATTACGCATGATTCACTCGATCCAAAGCAATGTAGAATTTCTTCTTGTCATCCAAACAGTGCCAGCCAATTGGTCCAATTTCACAATCTGCACAGATGAGATACTTGATTCTCCCCACGTCATTTGTGAAGCCCACGTTCTCAAAGGTGTACATGTCGTCCACTAACCAGTGGGCAGTCAGATTGTCACCATCGACTGAGCCCTCTGTGGTGCTGAGGCTGCTCTTTTTCCGCATGGATGGCAAGAACAGCTGTTGAGAGAAAACAGGCATGAAGAAGGATTTAGTTAGGATCAGTAATTGAGTATAAACTAAATTTCTAAGTATTTACCTCTAATATGCAAATATTCTGTtgtaaaaactttatttttactCATTAGAAAATTCTGCTGTCTATTTAATGATTTTGGAACACTGAAGTTTATGAAATCAAACACTTCTACAAAGGTTAAGTTGCCGTTCTTTAATTTTATACTAACTGCACGGCAAACTTTAAAGAAAttaattttttgtcattttttagaaagtaaaaatgaaacaaatgagtaatgcaaggcagctttatttatatagcacatttcatacacagaggcgatccaatgtgctttccattagcaagaaaagcaagaacattaaaatcaatgtgacagaaaatacaatttaaaaatgaaaaagaaacaaagttaaagggtgagcagttacagtacaaaaggtgcagcataagaacattcattcaaaagctgatgaaaacatgaaggttttcaattttgatttaaacgtTTCTAGAGtttgggcacatttgaggtcatggggaagctgattccatctgtgtgctgcatagtagctgaaagcagcttcaccctgtttggttctgacccgaggttctaccagctgaccgctTCCTAAGGTTCTCAGAGCCCTGTTGGGCGTGTATACCTGCAGGAGATCGGACACATATTCTGgctccatgccattgagtgatttatgaaCTAGAAGAAGCACTTCGAAGTCGATTCTGTAGATTACTGGTTACCAGAGTAGAgacttaagaacaggagtgatgtgctccgttctcttggtTCTTATTAAGACTCTagtagcagcattctgaataagctgcagttgctttacAGCTCTTACGGGAAGACAAGACAAAATACCACTGCAATGGTCCAGCCAGCAAGAGATgaaagcatgaatgagtttctctaggtcttgtccggacatgagacctctgagtcgttatagccttaatgtgaccagtgaaactCAGGTCTGAaccaattatgacaccaagatttctaacttgggtctttgtttttattcctttggagccaagctgagcaacaacctccatcctatccttcttatttccaaagacaataacttcagtcttgtctttgtttacctGGAGgtggtttgactgcatccagtcattaacttaCTCCAAACACCGTCAGAGTGAGTCTagaggaccacagtcactagATGATACAGCTagatagatctgggtgtcatctgcataaatatgatagGCAATGTTGTTATTGTGTATAACCTGACCCCGGGGGTGCATGTAGAGATTAAAGAGCGGTGGTCCAAGAATTTCCATTGGTTCAAGGTCCTTGGGGGGACCACACATTTCATGGTGAttagctttgatttgtgatcaccaatagaGACAACATAACCCTGTGATCAAAGCTATCAAAATCATAATTTCTTAATTCATTCAGCAAATAACTTGTATTTTAGTGCAAGCATGCATGTGTACATGCAGGTACACAGAAAATTTTTTCATTTTACTTACTATTCAAGACACTTTAAAGGCAGCATTTTAATACACCTTACAGTTTAATTTGAACACATTCACATCAACACTGGTTTGTTTGCATTTATGCTTTTATACCGGTTCATTAATTGATGCCTAAATAGATTAATTGTCTGTtatataaaattattatttatttggaCCAGGTAAAACTCACAGAGATAAAACAAAAGACTTTCTCAAGAGTGACCAGGTGCATGAAAGTAACACTAAATAATACATTGACTAGCCCATAATCACAAGttacaatagaaacaaagcatcaacacacagaaaaaacaaaatttaaattCTTGACCAAATTAAAATCAACAACTACAAGTGCTATTTTCTCGATCTTTTAAGTAATCTATCAATCTATATAGCcttgcctgccagactcctcctctgtttaattatgCACAGAGAAAGAACTGTACAGAATTAAACAGAGCAGTCAgtagtctgtctgtctatctatctatcgttaaGTTCTGAGGTGTAcccatatttatatgtcgatgggtgtacCCTATTTAACACCATTAGATAAGTGACTGAGTAGACACAGTTGGGCAATCTGACATACCTCCGTCTCTGTAAACACAGCCATGGCAGGGCACAGCACCTTGGAGCCGCAGCGTTGACACAACACAGACTTGGTATTCTTCCCGTCCTCAGATACCAGCTCGGTTCGATCAGAGCTCTCTTTGGACCCCTGATTATTGTCCATCTCGACTCTTCAAAAACAGACTACTGAACACAAAATCGCAGGTTTGGAAAAGCCCGAATAGTTCAAAGTATACTACTCAAAAATGTGACGAGTCGCAAGGACATTTGGGAATTTGTGATCTAAAAAGCAACAAAGGCTGGGCACAGTTGGATTGGACCGGAAGTAAAAACCTTCTGGACTTTTGTAGTGCGgaagtttaaaaaatgttaattCGTTCATTCATTTGAACCAAAAATGCATTATTAATTCATACTACTAATAACCCCAGTAAACTAGACCAAATGCTGGCTTTGcaaaataatatatttatgtagtctagcttgccaggctaactaATAATGACATTCTCTGTTTTTCTAGTTTAAAAGGGAGAACGTAATAGCTAAAGTCATAAAACGACACTTCGTGCTAATATCTATGTTAACATTGAATTCTACCGACAAATGACTGAACTACACATTAAAATATACATGTTGTAATTTATCGTCATAAATGCCTTACCTGGAATATAAAACACTTGACCATACGAAAAGTTAGCCGACTAACGCTAGCATGCTAACTTGTCTTGGAAGTGTTGCCAAGAAATACTCTCGTATCGAAACAAATATTGACTTTGGCGTTCCTACCTCGGAGAAAACAAATTCCTTctacatttattttttacaaagaACTGTGACGTTTTGAAAGCATTTAAAATTTTCTACAATGACATGATTATGAAAAACCTCACAGCCTTCAATATAAGCTGCTAAACTAGGAAATTTCTGAGAATTAACTTTGATATCAAATGttctgaaataaatgtaatttgaaCGAATTTACAAATAACTCCCAAGATCAATATTTCCTTTTTAAACTATATAAAACAGTGAGGTGAGGAAAAGTAAAAACCTTTTAGATTTTTATAGCAATGTTTTAATGTTTCAATTGTAAGATGTGAGCAAATAAATTCAGTAACAGAATACAAACAACATTCTGTACTTTGTGCTTCAAACCCTTGAATTTTTGTTTTATAGTTTTGTTCGCACTTTGACATTTCTCTTCACACAATTCCAGTGTGGTTTCCAATTTTagcatgaaaacaagaaaataattgTAACCAACATAAACCcatttttcttcattttaaaCAGACAACATATTTTTTGTATAATAAACAATAAGAGAAAGATAAATCCTGTTGTCCAGTAACAGAGGCAGTTCTACATTTGAGAAATCCAACAAGTCTTCTCTCTAATGGCTTGTGCAGTGAAAAAAAATGTAATTCAAAATAAACAAACACCATTATTTTACATGTGGAAAAAAATTTATTACAATAATTTTCCAATATTACCATTAATAAATATTTAGGTTGTCATTTCAGAGAAatttattatttatcttttttctaCACAGGACATTACACAAAGTCAAAAGAACACATTTTTTAGTCTCTGTAATAAAGCTTGAATAAGATCTTCTAGAAAAAAGATTACCAGCATTTCTTACAACCACTCAGACTTGAGACTTTAACTATGATTTGATTGTATATTTCCTGTATTTTTGTAAAAGGAAAAAAATGTCAGTACTTGGAAATACTTGATGCACACCCGACTGTGAAGATAGGCCATTTCATTTAAAAACATTGCCATTGGCCTAAGGCACAAGTATACTATAGGAATCAAACAGAACCCATTTTAAACCTCATTTGGTGATTTAAAGTCTGGATTTTATTCAAATACAGTAAGGTGCACTTGATATTTACACCTCTTGTTGCATCTAAAACCAAGcacaaaagaaagaaaatctccagcacacaaaaaaaaaacatttagtagATTCAGAATTGTTATTCAATTGACAGAAGATGGCTTGTACATTTGATCCAAGTCTAACCTGAAATTTGCAAATGAATCTTAAACAATCACAACTGTTTTTGTGTGTCGTTAAGGAATTAAAAAGTGATATTTTGGGAGTATTGGTCATTACAATAAAATTCAATATAATTCCTCCTTTTAAAATCCTACaaaatatttattcatttatttagttttaaacAGGAATAGTGTGCATTAACAAGTTGCATCCCTTCCTAAGCCTAGAGACCCTCTTTCCTCTGGAGTGCCTGGATACATGTTCCAGTTTCACCTTAAAACCcaattttaaaaaaaatctaattttgttTTTTAAGAACAGTTTAATGCTGAAAAGTGAGTTCTTGGTGGTCATCAGAAGTTTGAAAAAGAACAGATTAACAATCACTGTCAACAGAAAACAAACCAACATCTGGTGACTGCTCTGGACTGCTGCATACCATGTTCCTGTGAAACATGCCATTATCCTAAAGCCTGCACACGATGGGGAATCATTTACGgattgtgacatttgctttagcaCAATTAATGCTCTCTTTACTCTTTGTGCAACTGTAACAGATTATGAAGACGTTGGGGTAACAGACAGATTATATAAAGAAACGATCAGTTCCAGGAATGAAGGATTGTGGTTAAAATAAGAGTTTTCTTAGTTTGAAACACCAACTCCAAGAACCAAAGTTATCATAGTAACAGGAAGTGTCTGTTCCCTCCTTTTGTTGGCTAGTTAATGCTACTTTACtggagcacaaaaaaaaaaaaaaaaaaaagccaaagcAGAAAGACCAATAAAACCCAATGATGTAAGCAAATCCAAAGTACAGCAGGAGTAATAAGTGACTATatcgaattccagcagcattttgtgtgtgtgtgtgtgtgtgtgtgtgtgtgtgtgtgtgtgtgtgtgaagctgtaAAGAAAATTAAGTCACAGTCGGGACTTTCAGAGCAGAGTGTCATCTGTGCATCCTCCCTCCAGACCGTAGCGAAACTCCTGCAGGTTGGAAACCCCGTAGAAATGTATGAATGCTGCCGCCACTACCAGAACGTGGAAAATCTGATGAGAATGAAACTAGAAAAAGGAGAGACATCTGCGTGTCAGTCACATGGGATAACAGGACGTCAACTACAGCTAGGGATCACACAAAGAGAAGATAAAATTCTGCGGTTCAGCTCGACATCCACGTGGAAATGAAGACAAACAGCAACAAATTCATAACCAAGCTTTTAGGTTTTGCATCGGCACTACCAGCAAAAAAAATGCTCTGGTATCACACATGCGACCTGCGTTTATACTCTTATGTTTTCACAGGCTCAATTACTGCTCTGTGTAGAAGACCACAGATTAAGGACAttgttaagcactgttatcgcccGCCATCTATTCTACATCCAAGGAATGCTTTTCAGCAAAGATGCCAATGATTtagggaactactgccacctgcaGGCTtgcctatgaatgtgcttcacaatgaacgttggttacatattgtaaccccagattctgagtctagtcgcagcccttaagctaactgctattggaaggatgatctcagcatcagccaatcatgaagagcttaaatgtacacccaccaatggtgggcaccccttgtgggtatataagtggagcgactccactgttcacctccgatggttcttagtcctaacagaaccagtggggccagtggcttaagggctgcgactagactcatagaatctggggttacaatacgtaaccaacgttctatttcgtctagtcttagcccttaagctagctgctattggaataatgcgcagctggatgggttttacgccacactggttagctcaaccaatggacacacccaacatgtctccttttagtgggggtcgctcagcctcagcccagggcttaaaaggctgaggcagccagagagaagagtggggttcccactaaaaatatcatccacaagaggatgaaattcattcaaacaAGGCTGATGTGGCGCCATAATgccttcactcagcctgctgaggtccaagcactgaacgagtgatggatcctgaagacacatctcgtaaataataacgagtaaaggaacagggtgaagcccatgaagcagcctgacaaatgtcttccatcgacacaccactgtggagcgccatagaagaggaaatccctctggctgagtgagccctgagtgtctcaggaggatcccgccctgatgatgtgtaagcgagtgaaatggcgtcacatagccagtgtgaaagacgctgggtcgacagcgcttgcccaagggaagaatctctgtagtgcacaaacaggctttgtgagcggcgaatccctgaagtgcgtgacacatattgtgcgcgcgcgcgcaccgggcagagaaggtgggaagccgcctcctcatcagaattatggggaggaggaaaaagtccagccaatgaaattgacctggatttgaaggaagtgttAATGCtttggggcacaaaggctgggttggggcatagaaCAGCCGACccaccatcttcccggatcctgaggcatgcaggagccactgagagggcggttaggtagctcactctcttgactgatgccagcgccagcagcaaggcagttttgagtgacaggaacttgagtgagacccggtccaagggttcaaatggagcttcagataagccacacagaaccaccgttaggtcccactagGGATATAGTGAGCGGGACACAggcctgttccttctgacaccttttagaaaacgttttgtgaggggatgattgaaaacagatctatctccaaaaccctggtgacaggatgagatagctgcagcatatgtcttaatagtgctgaatgcgaggcctctgtccatcagtatctgtagaaacgataggacatccgccagctggcaggagagcactTGAACATTTCGCGCcgtgcaccagttctggaaagctgcccatttagcagcttaAGATGCgacggtagagggcgcccgcacactctgaatcgtggtgaccacatcatgtggcagcccagaagcctctaagcgtgaccgctcagcggccagacccacagccgctggcctatttctggaggatgtttgatcatCCCATCCGCCtgaagaagggcgtccgccctccaagggagcctccacggggagccggacactagcgcttgcacgtctggaaaccatgacgcggacaagcgtctgggagctaccagaattaccgagagctggtctgaccgaattcggtccaggagacggggaatcagtgggaccggcGGAAACGCATATAGAAGCgtttgaggccagggctggtgtgagaaggcgtccgctccgagcgggGGGTGGTCccagggactcagggaaaaccacaggcgacactgagcgttttcgcgagccgcgaacagatccacagatggctccccgaacctggtccagatctgtgatatcagtgcgggatgcagacgccagttggagtcgcggggtccccctctcgacaggatgtctgctgctacattcaggacccccggaatgtaggtggctttgatggacagcaggtggacatgtgaccAACACAGGAAATCCGTGGCTACACACAATAGTGGgaaggatcgaactcccccttggcgatttatgtaggctgccgccacctggttgtctgtgtgaacttcgacatgacggcccttgagaagggcagcaaagtgtctgatcacattcctc
This sequence is a window from Nothobranchius furzeri strain GRZ-AD chromosome 3, NfurGRZ-RIMD1, whole genome shotgun sequence. Protein-coding genes within it:
- the rabif gene encoding guanine nucleotide exchange factor MSS4, with amino-acid sequence MDNNQGSKESSDRTELVSEDGKNTKSVLCQRCGSKVLCPAMAVFTETELFLPSMRKKSSLSTTEGSVDGDNLTAHWLVDDMYTFENVGFTNDVGRIKYLICADCEIGPIGWHCLDDKKKFYIALDRVNHA